A single window of Bradyrhizobium daqingense DNA harbors:
- a CDS encoding ribbon-helix-helix protein, CopG family, giving the protein MIGTKKKAQLSVYLDPDVMKALSAYAARREQSLSLIAEAAIASFLSPDADERREAATAKRLDQIDRRIARLERDVGISVETIALFIRFWLTTTPSLPEPAAKAARAQAGARYDNFLAALGRRLNQGPKLRQEIPEDAQQTDSSPGE; this is encoded by the coding sequence ATGATCGGGACAAAAAAGAAGGCTCAGCTGTCGGTCTATCTCGATCCTGATGTCATGAAGGCGCTATCGGCCTACGCCGCCCGGCGCGAGCAGTCGCTGTCGCTTATCGCGGAAGCCGCGATCGCTTCCTTTCTGTCGCCGGACGCCGATGAACGGCGAGAGGCTGCTACTGCCAAGCGTCTTGACCAGATCGACCGCCGGATCGCGCGCCTTGAGCGGGATGTCGGGATTTCGGTCGAGACTATCGCTCTCTTCATCCGCTTCTGGCTCACGACAACACCATCACTCCCCGAACCCGCCGCCAAGGCCGCGAGAGCACAGGCCGGAGCGCGTTATGATAATTTCCTTGCCGCATTGGGCCGCCGGCTCAATCAAGGGCCGAAACTGCGGCAAGAAATCCCGGAGGATGCCCAGCAGACTGACTCGTCCCCAGGCGAGTGA
- a CDS encoding relaxase/mobilization nuclease domain-containing protein, with amino-acid sequence MAEDSDFQPRPGRIRSSRSQRAKPFIAQALAAAQRAGGGISRAGQLVSHRHSRFGRGRAASVRANRLLTGRSRLVTIKTRVVRHRARSAPLATHLGYLRREGVTRDGEKAHLFGPGTEDADPKAFAERCQNDRHHFRFIVSPEDAPDMADLKGFARELVGQMEVDLGTKLDWVGVDHWNTQHPHVHIIVRGVAEDGQDLVISRDYIKEGMRARAQDLVTQELGLRSDLDIRRSLESQIGAERWTQLDRQLVRDANQHGVIDLAPRPEQQPDQFHALKVGRLRHLESLGLAHQLGPGQWSMDEAAETTLRELGERGDIIKRIHRSLTERGIERGSASYVLSGENLDVPVIGRLVDRGLDDELKATAYAVVDGVDGRTHHIRLPDLDAAGDSAPGSIVELRKFDDARGQRRVALAVRSDLSIEAQVTASGATWLDRQAVARDPVALGQGGFGAEVRDAMERRPEQLIGQGLAERQARGLVFAKNLIGTLRRRELEDLGKQLAAETGQPFNPSASGEYVAGTYRQRFALASGRFAMIDDGLGFQLVPWTPSLDKQLGRHVSGVARADGGIDWGFGRNRGLGL; translated from the coding sequence ATGGCTGAAGACAGCGATTTTCAACCACGGCCCGGCCGCATCCGCTCCTCGAGGAGCCAGCGGGCCAAGCCCTTCATCGCCCAGGCGCTTGCCGCCGCTCAACGCGCTGGCGGCGGCATTTCGCGAGCCGGCCAGCTCGTCAGCCACCGTCATTCGCGCTTCGGCCGCGGCCGAGCCGCCAGCGTGCGGGCAAACCGTCTGCTCACCGGCCGCTCGCGTCTGGTGACCATCAAGACCCGGGTCGTCCGGCACAGGGCGAGGTCGGCGCCGCTCGCGACGCATCTCGGCTATCTCCGGCGCGAAGGCGTGACCCGGGACGGGGAGAAGGCCCACCTGTTCGGCCCGGGCACCGAGGATGCCGATCCCAAGGCCTTCGCCGAGCGCTGTCAGAATGACCGCCACCATTTCCGCTTCATCGTCTCCCCCGAGGACGCGCCTGACATGGCCGACCTCAAGGGTTTCGCCCGCGAATTGGTCGGCCAGATGGAAGTGGATCTGGGTACCAAGCTCGACTGGGTGGGGGTCGATCACTGGAACACCCAGCACCCCCACGTCCACATCATCGTGCGCGGCGTCGCAGAGGACGGCCAAGACCTCGTCATCTCCCGCGACTACATCAAGGAAGGGATGCGCGCCCGCGCCCAGGACCTGGTCACCCAGGAACTTGGACTGCGCTCCGATCTCGACATTCGTCGCTCGCTCGAGAGCCAGATCGGAGCCGAGCGCTGGACGCAGCTCGATCGCCAGCTTGTTCGCGATGCAAACCAGCACGGTGTTATCGACCTTGCGCCGCGTCCCGAGCAGCAGCCCGATCAATTCCATGCGTTGAAGGTTGGCCGGCTGCGACACTTGGAAAGTCTTGGCCTCGCTCATCAACTCGGGCCCGGCCAATGGTCCATGGACGAGGCCGCCGAAACGACCTTGCGCGAGCTCGGCGAACGCGGCGACATCATCAAGCGTATCCACCGCAGCTTGACCGAACGCGGCATCGAGCGCGGGAGCGCGAGTTACGTGTTATCAGGCGAAAATCTTGACGTCCCCGTCATCGGGCGTCTCGTTGATCGCGGTCTCGACGACGAGCTCAAGGCGACCGCCTATGCCGTGGTCGACGGGGTCGACGGCCGCACCCACCACATCCGGCTGCCCGACCTCGACGCTGCCGGCGACAGCGCGCCAGGCTCAATCGTCGAGCTTCGCAAATTCGATGACGCAAGAGGGCAGCGTCGCGTGGCGCTTGCCGTCCGCTCCGATCTCTCGATCGAAGCGCAGGTGACCGCGAGCGGCGCGACATGGCTCGATCGGCAGGCCGTCGCGCGCGACCCTGTGGCGCTTGGCCAGGGCGGCTTCGGCGCCGAGGTCCGCGACGCTATGGAACGGCGGCCCGAGCAGCTCATCGGGCAGGGGCTCGCCGAACGCCAGGCGCGTGGACTGGTGTTCGCGAAAAACCTTATCGGCACGCTGCGCCGTCGGGAGTTAGAGGATCTCGGCAAGCAGCTCGCCGCCGAGACCGGTCAGCCGTTCAACCCGTCGGCTAGCGGCGAGTATGTGGCAGGCACCTATCGGCAGCGCTTCGCGCTCGCCTCCGGCCGCTTCGCCATGATCGACGACGGTCTCGGCTTCCAGCTCGTGCCTTGGACGCCCTCACTCGATAAACAGCTCGGCCGGCATGTCTCTGGCGTCGCGCGCGCGGATGGCGGCATCGATTGGGGTTTTGGGCGCAACCGGGGGCTCGGCTTGTGA
- a CDS encoding lytic transglycosylase domain-containing protein: MQDPVARAANQAHQRSTPLFGEKPSHNSGPRNRRAAATHSGGQTGGPCAPPVGSKTPRHDGGDRASLAVLLLTGLLVIGGPTAAVSGQRAPARSQPASDHYASHVAEAAQRFGIPAAWIRAVMRVESNGDRRAVSPKGALGLMQLMPKTWADMRARYGLGRDPFDPRDNILAGAAFLRELHDRYGSPGFLAAYNAGPGRYEEFRDRHRPLPAETTAYVAAIVPFVDAEGAPGPLLLAASSRSSWTRAPLFFDHADGPSPGARAALDQPAHGGSVGTTVHDISAIAPQSEGLFVALSAMGRSQ, encoded by the coding sequence ATGCAGGATCCTGTCGCGCGTGCCGCCAACCAGGCGCATCAACGGTCCACCCCCTTGTTCGGGGAAAAGCCCTCTCATAACTCGGGTCCACGCAACCGTCGGGCGGCCGCCACGCACAGCGGCGGTCAAACCGGTGGTCCGTGCGCACCGCCGGTAGGCAGCAAGACGCCTCGCCATGATGGCGGAGACAGGGCGAGCCTTGCCGTTCTCCTCCTTACCGGCCTGCTGGTGATTGGCGGGCCAACGGCAGCAGTGTCCGGGCAGAGAGCACCGGCACGAAGTCAACCGGCGAGCGATCACTACGCATCTCATGTGGCAGAGGCCGCGCAGCGCTTTGGCATTCCGGCTGCATGGATACGAGCCGTCATGCGGGTCGAGAGCAATGGCGATCGGCGTGCCGTCTCACCCAAAGGCGCACTCGGCCTGATGCAACTCATGCCCAAGACTTGGGCGGACATGCGCGCGCGCTATGGTCTCGGGCGCGATCCCTTCGATCCCCGTGACAACATCCTCGCCGGCGCCGCCTTTCTTCGCGAACTGCACGACCGTTACGGCTCGCCGGGCTTTCTCGCGGCCTATAATGCAGGTCCCGGCCGCTACGAGGAGTTTCGGGATAGACACCGTCCACTGCCCGCGGAGACGACAGCCTATGTCGCGGCCATCGTCCCTTTTGTCGACGCGGAGGGAGCGCCAGGACCTCTTCTCCTCGCGGCTTCTTCTCGTTCATCCTGGACGCGGGCGCCGCTGTTCTTCGACCACGCTGACGGGCCGTCCCCTGGCGCGCGAGCGGCGCTCGATCAACCCGCGCACGGCGGCTCAGTCGGCACTACGGTGCACGATATTTCGGCGATTGCGCCGCAGTCGGAGGGCCTGTTCGTCGCGCTCTCGGCCATGGGGCGATCGCAATGA
- a CDS encoding DUF736 domain-containing protein: MAQIGQFTRDKSGFTGRVETLFFERILTLVPAESSDAENAPDYRIRLGDADGPEIGAGWKRTGEKAGDYVSLVIDDPALPRPIRANLFQSGNDKAAWTLNWNRQPQRAERD, from the coding sequence ATGGCACAAATCGGCCAGTTCACGCGCGATAAGTCCGGCTTCACCGGTCGCGTTGAAACGCTGTTCTTCGAGCGGATTCTCACCCTCGTCCCGGCCGAATCCTCGGATGCCGAGAACGCGCCGGACTACCGTATCCGCCTCGGCGATGCCGATGGCCCGGAGATCGGCGCAGGTTGGAAGCGGACCGGCGAGAAGGCCGGCGATTACGTTTCGCTCGTCATCGACGACCCGGCGCTGCCGCGGCCGATCCGCGCAAATCTCTTCCAGTCGGGCAACGACAAAGCGGCCTGGACGCTGAACTGGAATCGTCAGCCCCAACGCGCCGAGCGGGACTGA
- a CDS encoding conjugal transfer protein TraG — translation MSATKILWGQVIMVFGIVLLTIWAATEWTAWRLGFQPQLGQPWFELLHFPFYLPPAFFWWWYAYDAYAPSIFTEGAFIAASGGIIAAAVAIGMSVWRAREAKNAETYGSARWAKAKEIEQAGLLGPDGVVLGRFERTYLRHDGPEHVLCFAPTRSGKGVGLVIPSLLTWPGSAIVHDLKGENWQLTAGFRARHGRVLLFDPTNAKSSAYNPLLEVRRGEWEVRDVQNIADILVDPEGSLEKRNHWEKTSHALLVGAILHVLYAEEDKTLAGVAAFLSDPKRPIETTLAAMMRTAHLGEAGVHPVVASAARELLNKSGNERSGVLSTAMSFLGLYRDPVVAEVTRCCDWRITDIVGGERATTLYLVVPPSDINRTKPLIRLILNQIGRRLTEDLQAKAGRRRLLLMLDEFPALGRLDFFESALAFMAGYGIKSFLIAQSLNQIEKAYGPNNSILDNCHVRVSFATNDERTAKRVSDALGTATEMKAMKNYAGSRLAPWLGHLMVSRSETARPLLTPGEMMQLPPSDEIVMMSGLHPIRAKKARYYEDRRFQERIMAPPMLTKSNGGRLDDWSSRPLPPRPRALETLNDDQTDDEDPKAADRRQQPELDRDTVENKEPLENEFASDLVDELDEDVPRIRRMNDMMQGVARQASLDPGDDLGL, via the coding sequence ATGTCGGCGACCAAGATTCTTTGGGGGCAGGTCATCATGGTCTTCGGCATCGTCCTGCTCACGATCTGGGCCGCGACGGAATGGACGGCTTGGCGCCTCGGCTTTCAGCCGCAGCTCGGGCAGCCCTGGTTCGAGCTGCTCCATTTTCCGTTCTACCTTCCGCCTGCCTTCTTCTGGTGGTGGTATGCCTACGATGCTTACGCGCCCTCAATCTTCACCGAGGGCGCCTTCATCGCGGCATCCGGCGGCATCATCGCTGCGGCGGTCGCGATCGGTATGTCGGTCTGGCGCGCCCGCGAAGCGAAGAATGCCGAGACTTATGGGTCCGCGCGGTGGGCGAAGGCAAAGGAGATCGAGCAGGCTGGATTGCTTGGACCCGACGGCGTGGTGCTCGGCCGGTTCGAGCGCACCTATCTTCGCCATGATGGACCGGAGCATGTCCTGTGCTTCGCACCCACGCGATCGGGCAAGGGCGTCGGCCTCGTCATCCCTTCGCTCTTGACGTGGCCGGGCTCGGCTATCGTCCACGACCTCAAGGGGGAGAACTGGCAGCTCACTGCCGGCTTTCGCGCCCGACACGGCCGTGTCCTTCTGTTCGATCCGACCAACGCGAAGTCGTCGGCCTATAACCCGTTGCTCGAGGTGCGCCGCGGCGAGTGGGAGGTGCGCGACGTCCAGAACATTGCCGACATTCTGGTCGACCCGGAGGGCAGCCTCGAGAAGCGGAACCATTGGGAGAAAACCAGTCACGCCCTGCTGGTCGGCGCGATCCTCCACGTCCTCTATGCCGAGGAAGACAAGACGCTCGCCGGTGTCGCAGCCTTCTTGTCCGATCCCAAGCGGCCCATTGAGACGACGCTTGCCGCAATGATGCGAACCGCGCATCTCGGCGAGGCCGGTGTTCATCCCGTCGTCGCGTCCGCTGCCCGCGAGTTGCTGAACAAGTCCGGCAACGAACGCTCCGGTGTCTTGAGCACCGCCATGTCGTTCCTGGGCCTTTACCGAGATCCCGTGGTGGCGGAGGTGACGCGGTGCTGCGACTGGCGGATTACCGATATCGTTGGCGGAGAGCGAGCGACCACGCTGTACCTTGTCGTGCCGCCCTCCGACATCAATCGCACCAAGCCGCTGATCCGTCTGATCCTCAACCAGATAGGCCGCCGCTTGACCGAGGATCTGCAAGCCAAGGCCGGCCGGCGCCGGCTCCTCCTGATGCTCGACGAATTCCCGGCGCTCGGCCGGCTCGACTTCTTCGAGTCTGCGCTGGCCTTCATGGCCGGATACGGCATCAAGAGTTTCCTGATTGCTCAGTCGCTGAACCAGATCGAGAAGGCCTACGGGCCCAACAACTCGATCCTTGACAACTGCCACGTCCGGGTCAGCTTTGCGACCAACGACGAGCGCACCGCAAAGCGCGTGAGCGACGCGCTCGGCACGGCGACCGAGATGAAGGCGATGAAGAACTATGCCGGCAGCCGGCTGGCGCCTTGGCTGGGCCACCTCATGGTGTCGCGGTCCGAGACCGCCCGCCCGCTGCTCACGCCCGGCGAGATGATGCAGCTCCCGCCCTCCGACGAGATCGTCATGATGTCGGGCCTCCATCCGATTCGGGCGAAGAAGGCGCGCTATTACGAAGATAGACGTTTCCAGGAGCGCATCATGGCGCCGCCGATGCTGACGAAATCCAATGGCGGCCGGTTGGACGATTGGAGCTCAAGGCCATTGCCGCCGCGCCCAAGGGCATTGGAGACGTTGAACGACGACCAGACGGATGACGAAGATCCAAAGGCCGCCGACCGCAGGCAGCAGCCGGAACTCGATCGAGACACGGTGGAGAATAAGGAACCACTCGAGAACGAGTTCGCTTCGGACCTCGTGGATGAGCTCGATGAAGATGTCCCGCGGATCAGGCGCATGAACGACATGATGCAGGGCGTGGCGCGCCAAGCCTCCCTCGATCCCGGCGACGATCTCGGATTGTGA
- a CDS encoding AAA family ATPase, producing the protein MISGCPGCGKSTLLTELGRRGYATIDEPGRPVVRKELESGVPALPGTGIEARLHSAFDLSLENLTRASAFDGWVYSIAA; encoded by the coding sequence GTGATCTCGGGATGCCCCGGCTGTGGGAAGTCCACGCTGCTGACCGAACTCGGCCGACGCGGCTACGCGACGATAGATGAGCCTGGACGCCCGGTCGTAAGGAAGGAATTGGAGTCGGGCGTTCCCGCGTTGCCCGGGACAGGTATTGAAGCGCGCCTGCACAGTGCGTTTGATCTTTCCCTTGAAAACCTGACGCGAGCGAGTGCGTTCGACGGCTGGGTTTATTCGATCGCGGCCTGA
- a CDS encoding GFA family protein, with product MMKTYTGSCHCGTVRFEIDADIDHVRVCDCSICSKRGALIYRVAEGDFRLLTPLQELSVYRWGLFTAADYFCPVCGILPFRKPSQPTAAEREAGIRPFDGWAVNVRCLKDFDPFSVPVRQIHGSRLTIDSP from the coding sequence ATGATGAAGACGTACACCGGCTCGTGTCACTGCGGCACCGTCCGTTTCGAGATCGACGCCGATATCGACCATGTGCGGGTTTGCGACTGCTCTATCTGCTCGAAGCGTGGCGCGCTGATTTATCGCGTCGCCGAGGGCGACTTCCGGCTCCTGACGCCCCTCCAGGAGTTGTCGGTCTATCGCTGGGGTTTATTCACTGCGGCTGACTATTTTTGCCCGGTTTGCGGTATTTTGCCGTTCCGCAAACCAAGCCAGCCCACCGCAGCAGAACGCGAAGCCGGCATTCGGCCGTTCGACGGATGGGCAGTGAACGTGCGTTGCCTGAAGGACTTCGATCCGTTTTCAGTGCCCGTTCGGCAGATTCACGGCAGCAGGCTGACAATTGATTCGCCATAG